From the genome of Mycetocola spongiae, one region includes:
- a CDS encoding mannitol dehydrogenase family protein has translation MPAASDAPARSRPRSRVRIVHLGLGAFHRAHQAWYLERIQRAAPGDWGIEAYTGRGPAAATALAAQDGVYTLVTRAAEGDTFTTIESIVSAISGAEDAAWNARLGHPDTAIITLTVTEAGYRLAPGGGLDLADPEVAADLRLLGSGEPGAPVTAPGKLVRGLRARREAGAGPLAILSCDNLAGNGEVTRTVVTELAAAVDPALAAWITQNVSFISSMVDRITPATTAEDRATVLAETGHHDAMPVVTEPFSEWILAGVFPAGSPDWASVGVREVTDIDPYERRKLWLLNAAHSLLAYAGLPRGHHTVDEAFADPVLAGRVETLWAEAAEVLPLDAAEIAAATAALRTRFANPRIRHHLEQIARGGAHKLPPRVFDLMRARRAAGLEPAREAPRIALDWLAYLGRADTPGSEGDILSGTPTSEHLYRVLAPDLAPTATPT, from the coding sequence GTGCCCGCCGCTAGCGACGCCCCCGCACGCTCGCGCCCCCGCTCCCGGGTGCGCATCGTGCACCTGGGCCTGGGGGCGTTTCATCGCGCGCACCAGGCCTGGTATCTGGAGCGGATCCAGCGCGCGGCCCCCGGCGACTGGGGCATCGAGGCCTATACCGGTCGCGGCCCCGCGGCCGCCACCGCGCTCGCGGCACAGGACGGGGTATATACCCTGGTGACCCGCGCCGCCGAGGGCGATACGTTCACGACCATCGAGTCGATAGTCTCGGCCATCAGCGGGGCGGAGGACGCGGCCTGGAACGCACGCCTGGGCCACCCCGATACCGCGATCATCACGCTCACCGTGACCGAGGCCGGGTATCGCCTGGCCCCGGGCGGCGGGCTGGATCTGGCCGATCCGGAGGTCGCCGCCGATCTCCGGCTGCTGGGCTCGGGGGAGCCCGGCGCACCCGTGACCGCCCCCGGAAAACTGGTGCGCGGCCTGCGGGCGCGGCGCGAGGCAGGGGCGGGCCCGCTCGCGATCCTGAGCTGCGATAATCTCGCGGGCAACGGCGAGGTGACCCGCACGGTGGTGACCGAGCTGGCCGCGGCGGTGGATCCCGCCCTGGCCGCCTGGATCACCCAAAACGTGTCCTTTATCTCCTCGATGGTGGACCGGATCACCCCGGCCACCACCGCCGAGGATCGCGCAACCGTGCTTGCCGAGACGGGCCATCACGATGCGATGCCCGTGGTGACCGAGCCGTTCTCGGAGTGGATCCTCGCCGGGGTATTTCCCGCGGGCAGCCCCGATTGGGCGAGCGTGGGCGTGCGCGAGGTCACCGATATTGACCCCTATGAGCGCCGCAAGCTGTGGCTACTCAACGCCGCGCACTCGCTCCTGGCCTATGCCGGGCTGCCGCGCGGACACCATACCGTGGACGAGGCCTTTGCCGATCCCGTGCTCGCCGGGCGCGTGGAAACACTCTGGGCCGAGGCCGCGGAGGTCCTGCCGCTGGATGCCGCGGAGATCGCGGCGGCCACCGCGGCGCTGCGCACGCGCTTTGCCAATCCGCGGATCCGGCACCACCTGGAACAGATTGCCCGCGGGGGAGCGCATAAGCTGCCGCCGCGCGTATTTGACCTGATGCGTGCGCGCCGGGCCGCGGGCCTGGAACCCGCGCGCGAGGCCCCGCGCATCGCCCTGGACTGGCTGGCCTATCTGGGCCGCGCGGATACCCCCGGTTCCGAGGGAGACATCCTCTCCGGAACCCCCACGAGCGAGCACCTCTATCGGGTGCTCGCCCCCGACCTGGCGCCTACCGCCACCCCCACCTAA